CCTCTGTAAGGTTTGGACTAACGTTAATTAAGGATAAAATCACTTAATATTTTCCTGTTACGTAAATTTTAGTTTGAGTATGATACGACTTCATTAGTGCAAATTGTTACAGATTTACTGCGTTAATTACTAGTAAAGCTCAATATACCTGTCACAAGACTTTGGTATGGCTAAGGGTGAGTTTGACATGTTGTACTTGTGTgctcgggggggggggggggactatGATATTTTCCCTTGATAAATCAACGTCTCTTGAAGGGGGCGGGTCAGGAAAAAACCCCTGAGATGATCAGGGGGGCTTCCAAAATATGAAAGTAAAAAATAGGGAAATCATCATAGCCCGCCCTCAagataaattatgaatgctccTTTAGCTTTACTCTATGCTGGTAGTTCCTCCTTGCAACTTTATACTGAATAAGTATTAAGGATCTCTGTTCGTTTTATTTGTAAGATACAACTACTTCAACCTAACTTGGCAACACTTAAAGCCTGAAACAGTTCATACTAACCTTGATTGtgaaagatcatctgggtgattggagtcctgagaaggactgttgttggtgactgacgttttgacaacctgtgtggaagccatcttcagagtcaagtggtagtgttagttagttgaaaattcaaaaaccctagtgagtccttctcaggactccaatcacccaatGATCTTTcacaatcaaggtatgctacgcttgtgttcaaaccattttcttagttCATACTAATGAATCACTAACATGCCTTTCACAATTTCATTCACAGTTTATGCTTGGAAAGGGAAATGCTTATTTAGAAAATGAAGTGGTTGAGCACCTAAACATTCAACCCAATCATAAAGTCCTTGAAGTTGGGTTTGGCACTGGGATAGGAATTAGAgcagcactgaaaaaaatagaaaatgggCACGGCAGAGTGTATGGTATTGATATCTCTGAGCAAATGGTAAGACCACGTAGGATTATGTTTGAACAGCTTCACTAATGTGACTAAGAGCTGAGGTTAAACACGGTGTGATTGGAAGGGTTGGTACTTAAAGGTAAAGTAAGGTAaagtaactttattttaagTCGTGAGTGGCTGCCCTATCTTACGAGCAAGAGGCTCGTGACAAAAATGCACAGCCATTTATAATAACATTGCTACTTACAATTATTATATGCTCACTAAAGATAAATAATTAGAATAAATTGCAAGAGTATGAGTGAAAGAAGTGAAGGAATATGTAGGGTTCAGTCTTGTAGGGTAAGATGTTGAGTGCTTGGCACTactcaaacaataataataataataacaaggTAATAATTTAAGCTGTGGTTAATGTATGATATACTGGAAAGATCATTAATATGGATACTTTGGAATCAATGACATGTATAATTGGATGAGCACTTCTCAGTGAGTAGgaggaaataaaagaaagtgaCTGATATGTAGAGGCACAGTAAAACAcatggatgaaaaaaaataacaacaacaaaagaaaaacaaaaagaacaactttgagttatggtttgtttttttcaccagGTAACTTGTGCTATGAGAGACTTTCAGAAAGCAGTTGAAAGACAAAGGCTTGAAATTCATTTAGGAAGTGTAATGGATCTTCCCTTTCAAGACAATCTTTTTGACAGTGTGTTTCACACAAATTGTTACTACTTCTGGCCAGATCTTGAACAGGGAATTGCAGAATTGAAACGAGTCATGAAGCCTGGTGCACTGATGATAACTGGAGTGATGtatgaaaaattaaaggaagCAGCTGATAAGGGGTTCATGAGATATGGACCACATTGGCGACCTGCAAAGTACATGGAAAAGCTTGAAGAGGGAGGCTTTATGAATGTTACCATGGAAACAGTAAAAAAGGCATCTGGACCTAGTTATGAAATAATATTGGCATCCAAAGCAATAAAGGAGTGAAGCTGTTTTAACGACGACGATAAAGAAGGAGAAAAGGTtgacaaatattttgaattgGCCACAAGGATGAAAGCACTATGGAAATTGAAGTAGGCAGTGTATTCCAGTTGTAAAGTAGAAAAATATGGTGTTAATTGTGAGTTGTTAGTGCTTTCCTATACAAGTGAGCTTTGAGGTGGATCTTAACCAGCAAGAATGATAATATACTTATGATGTCAACTGGTAGAAAATTCCACTCCTTCAAGGTGGCATAAGTAAACAATATCACACTAAGTATAGGGTAAAGTTTGGAGGTgcggaggggggggggggggcagtaGTGCAGATAAGAGCTCATTACTAGACCTACATATATCCCTtgatatttcttttcaataccATGAAAGGCGTCAAAAGTTAAGATAGggattttaaaaacaattctatACCTTACTGGTAGCCAATGAAGATAAACTAGAACAGGAGTGATTGGTGAGAACAGCGGAGTATAAGATACTAAGATTGTGGTGGCATTCTGTTTCTGCTTCAACTTACTTGCAACTGAGTCTTTATATTCTAGAGTGTGAGAATTCTCTGCAAGACAGTAGAATCTAAGATGACTTGaactgaattgaattgaaaaggATATTGAATTCATTCGTCATTGTGAAAGCTGTCTATTTAGTTAAGACAGTTCATGGGGATAACTTTATTGTTGGTCAAGCTACTtttaaaggcccacattcGCCCAAAATGCTTTGCGCTTCGCGCTCTTGGTGACACGAAACCTTCAAAAAACTCTTAAGATCTTttatcatcgtcttttttcattacaatcgaatcctgcacatatattttattcCACCGATGTAAATAAGATCCCTGATTatcattctatagttttcttgtgttattttgtataatattcggtgtatatttttaaaaattaattagtcGATTGTAATTCATTGCTTCACTTTGACAAAATGAACATGCAACCCAAACACTTTAGTCCGACAAAGTCTGAACAtcatttttggccaaattttatAAGGAGTGCACTTCATAATTGTATTGAATTAATCGTTACTTTACATGGAAAATGTACCCAAAGGAATATTTCTTACCTTTTCCACGATGTCAAGGCTTCGAAGGCCTCCGAAAGACAGTAAAATGCTTCTGTATATTCAATTTTCCATTACAGTACTTCGAATTCTAAGCTTCGAGTACTTGGGACAACGGAGTGTGATTCCCATCACGTGTATACCGATCAAATAaaacttgtgttttgtttggcTGACAATAGTACTGATCTTACTATTCGCCAATCGCGGAAACGCTGGAATGCTTCACACCTCCACACGTAGTTTAAGCATTGTTTAATAACTATGGTTTAAACAACGACAACGCcggaaaacaatgatctgattggataaaatgagaaaaaataattgtgctgcacgtgcggtacGCATTTTACTAGAATTCCTCGACGGAAAACGACAAAAcgacaaaatgaaatgaaatgaaaactatTCGTgtcaagcaagcgaaagtgcacttcgcctattttttaCAACGTGACCCACAAGGAATAATCgtaaaacacttaacctaacgcaaagttctatttaaatgtaacgttttcgttgcagcagtaGTTTCTCAAACTCCGTATTATGACATTAGTCACCAAGAAGGTAAATAATGGTGCAGCAAGTGTTTAAGAACATTTCTGTATTTGGTGAAAAACATTAATAAATACAGTAATTGCGTTCGACGAAGGAGAACGCTTCCTAATTTCGTGGGTCTCCTGTGAACGCTAGCG
The DNA window shown above is from Acropora palmata chromosome 7, jaAcrPala1.3, whole genome shotgun sequence and carries:
- the LOC141885662 gene encoding putative methyltransferase YdaC — protein: MDIVVLFAVGLAFVIMSIKIYPIVREKFVDLIATNIREPKGVAGRIVRFMLGKGNAYLENEVVEHLNIQPNHKVLEVGFGTGIGIRAALKKIENGHGRVYGIDISEQMVTCAMRDFQKAVERQRLEIHLGSVMDLPFQDNLFDSVFHTNCYYFWPDLEQGIAELKRVMKPGALMITGVMYEKLKEAADKGFMRYGPHWRPAKYMEKLEEGGFMNVTMETVKKASGPSYEIILASKAIKE